In Gordonia iterans, the following proteins share a genomic window:
- a CDS encoding alpha/beta hydrolase, with translation MMIRHPRLRTTLAAATAAAALAAGAFTAAQAIADPESAPPVAAAPGQTPGAVYANQVLPAASLPAGASAGQRYSYWTTGVDERLHLAIATVVEPKGTKPAGGWPVVVNAPAGYGVAETCNASVSRDAADADTVTQLLRRGYAVITPDYGAIGASSAPQYIDHTVAARNIVDAVLAGVVVDGDVSPRWAILGDAQGAGAAIALARRAAAWQNGDVDFRGAAATSIPAGLDVLVSGLKPGSPAVSESVTADVVYALASLDAKQLESTLSPKGRQLVAAAKKDSCAPDLRKAVRGVALGDLVSKPIASNRTLARQLQGSLTLPRSGFSRPLLLSQTLHDDSVILHESLRFLADAQLASNKVTAKSYLTGDPGDAERQEQSAALTFLDKLF, from the coding sequence ATGATGATCCGGCATCCTCGACTCCGCACCACTCTCGCGGCAGCGACCGCCGCGGCCGCCCTGGCCGCCGGCGCGTTCACCGCGGCGCAGGCGATCGCCGACCCGGAGTCCGCTCCCCCGGTCGCCGCCGCGCCCGGCCAGACCCCCGGCGCGGTCTACGCCAACCAGGTGCTGCCCGCGGCAAGCCTGCCCGCGGGCGCCTCGGCCGGCCAGCGCTACAGCTACTGGACCACCGGCGTCGACGAGCGTCTGCATCTGGCGATCGCCACCGTCGTCGAGCCCAAGGGCACCAAGCCGGCCGGCGGCTGGCCGGTGGTGGTGAACGCCCCGGCGGGGTACGGCGTGGCCGAAACCTGCAACGCGTCCGTCTCCCGCGACGCCGCCGACGCCGACACCGTCACCCAACTGCTGCGCCGCGGCTACGCGGTGATCACCCCCGACTACGGGGCCATCGGTGCGAGCTCCGCGCCGCAGTACATCGACCACACGGTGGCCGCCCGCAACATCGTCGACGCGGTGCTGGCCGGGGTCGTCGTGGACGGCGACGTGTCGCCGCGCTGGGCGATCCTCGGCGACGCCCAGGGCGCGGGCGCCGCGATCGCCCTGGCCCGCCGGGCGGCCGCCTGGCAGAACGGCGACGTCGACTTCCGCGGTGCCGCCGCCACGAGCATTCCGGCCGGGCTCGACGTGCTGGTCAGCGGGCTCAAGCCGGGCTCGCCCGCGGTCAGCGAGTCGGTCACCGCGGACGTCGTCTATGCCCTCGCCTCCCTGGATGCCAAGCAGCTGGAGTCGACGCTGTCGCCGAAGGGCCGGCAGCTGGTGGCCGCCGCCAAGAAGGACTCGTGCGCACCTGATTTGCGCAAGGCCGTCCGCGGAGTAGCGCTCGGCGACCTGGTGTCCAAGCCGATCGCGTCGAACCGGACGCTCGCACGCCAGCTGCAGGGCTCATTGACGCTGCCCCGCAGCGGATTCAGCCGGCCGCTGCTGCTCAGCCAGACCCTGCACGACGACTCCGTCATCCTGCACGAGTCGCTGCGCTTCCTGGCCGACGCGCAGCTGGCGAGCAACAAGGTGACGGCCAAGAGCTACCTGACGGGCGATCCCGGCGACGCCGAGCGCCAGGAGCAGTCCGCCGCGCTCACCTTCCTCGACAAGCTCTTCTGA